A single window of Vibrio stylophorae DNA harbors:
- a CDS encoding mechanosensitive ion channel domain-containing protein → MRHLFFVMMLIASSLSFAHAEESATEPAPQPEALINLERLDQEIVELNQEAKKLDQNDQEIIRLQILKKNDERREQISALFKDRDGVSDAVLMRHVQKQLSFINGAKQSLKKIIAQQKKAYANASDEQKLQLLKEIDESERFYITFLESDWKNTEWLAALKKNQSKNQEKLRNEVTQQLEFVSAGLVFDLNEQSDLKKEMGKAGTSEQTHLEMMSLINKRKIANKIGQIRTLIGIAESMDIDASVYKQQLIQETGDLSQDLLDVKVAFNLVTNAISGSFTWIRENAPQTIFKLVIFVFILLLGRFFAKITRKIVQRTTSSSKLQLSKLMQEFFISMSGKAVFFIALLIALSQIGLNLAPILTGFGIAGVIIGFALQDTLSNFAAGMMLLIYRPFDVGDLVVAGGVEGKVSHMSLVNTTIRTFDNQVIILPNNMIWGDVIKNVTHERVRRVDMVFGVGYGDDIPKVEQILNAIVSNHEKVLKSPEPTIRLHVLNASSVDFIVRPWVKTDDYWDVYWDITREVKMQFDAQNVSIPFPQQDVHLHMVKES, encoded by the coding sequence ATGCGCCATCTCTTTTTCGTGATGATGCTCATCGCCAGCAGCCTCTCTTTTGCCCATGCCGAAGAGTCTGCCACTGAGCCCGCACCCCAGCCGGAAGCTTTAATTAATCTTGAACGTCTTGACCAAGAAATCGTCGAGCTCAATCAAGAAGCGAAAAAACTCGATCAAAACGATCAAGAGATTATTCGTCTACAAATCCTGAAGAAAAATGACGAGCGCCGCGAACAAATCAGCGCCCTTTTTAAAGACAGAGATGGCGTCTCTGATGCCGTTTTAATGCGCCATGTGCAAAAGCAATTGAGCTTTATTAATGGTGCTAAACAATCACTGAAAAAGATCATTGCGCAGCAGAAAAAAGCCTACGCTAATGCCAGTGATGAGCAAAAATTGCAGCTACTCAAGGAGATTGATGAAAGCGAGCGCTTTTATATCACCTTCCTTGAAAGTGACTGGAAAAACACTGAATGGCTAGCAGCGCTAAAGAAAAACCAAAGCAAGAATCAAGAAAAACTGCGCAATGAAGTGACCCAGCAATTGGAGTTTGTTTCTGCAGGTTTGGTCTTTGATTTAAACGAGCAAAGCGATCTGAAAAAAGAGATGGGCAAAGCCGGCACCAGCGAGCAAACCCATCTTGAGATGATGAGCCTAATTAACAAGCGCAAAATCGCCAATAAAATTGGTCAGATTCGTACCCTGATCGGCATCGCTGAGTCCATGGATATCGATGCTTCTGTCTATAAGCAGCAGCTAATTCAAGAAACCGGCGATCTATCGCAGGATCTGTTGGATGTAAAAGTCGCCTTTAATTTGGTCACCAATGCCATTTCAGGCTCCTTTACTTGGATTCGCGAAAATGCACCGCAAACCATTTTCAAACTGGTGATTTTTGTCTTTATTCTGCTGCTTGGCCGCTTCTTTGCCAAAATCACCCGCAAAATTGTTCAGCGCACTACCTCTTCCTCTAAGTTGCAGCTCAGCAAGTTGATGCAAGAGTTCTTTATCTCGATGTCTGGCAAAGCGGTGTTCTTTATCGCATTGCTCATTGCGCTGTCGCAAATTGGCCTCAACCTCGCGCCGATTTTGACCGGTTTCGGGATTGCCGGTGTGATCATCGGTTTCGCCTTGCAAGATACACTCTCTAACTTTGCCGCGGGCATGATGCTGCTGATCTATCGTCCATTTGATGTGGGTGATTTGGTGGTCGCAGGCGGTGTTGAGGGCAAGGTTAGCCATATGAGTTTGGTCAACACCACCATTCGTACCTTTGATAACCAAGTGATCATTTTGCCAAACAATATGATTTGGGGGGATGTGATTAAAAACGTCACTCACGAGCGTGTTCGCCGCGTCGATATGGTCTTTGGTGTGGGTTATGGCGATGACATTCCCAAAGTGGAACAGATTCTCAATGCGATCGTCAGCAACCACGAAAAAGTACTCAAATCACCTGAGCCAACCATTCGTTTGCACGTTCTCAACGCATCCTCGGTGGACTTTATCGTGCGCCCTTGGGTCAAAACCGACGACTATTGGGATGTCTACTGGGATATCACCCGCGAAGTAAAAATGCAGTTTGACGCACAAAACGTAAGTATTCCTTTCCCACAGCAAGATGTTCATCTTCACATGGTGAAAGAGTCTTAA
- a CDS encoding META domain-containing protein: MKKSLLIGSIALGLVGCSTGSVTQQDLQHHRWILSSIDGVAVEVNKEQPADLEIGEHFTVGGNSGCNRYFGQGELENGKFRVDQMGSTMMLCPEAAMEVERAVTETLGDWSTVTVNATTLTLDGEHTLVFTLKDWVN, encoded by the coding sequence ATGAAAAAATCTCTTTTGATCGGTTCTATTGCCCTTGGCCTTGTTGGTTGTTCAACAGGCTCTGTTACTCAACAAGATCTTCAGCATCATCGCTGGATTTTGAGCAGCATTGACGGTGTAGCCGTTGAAGTAAATAAAGAGCAACCCGCTGATCTTGAAATTGGTGAGCACTTCACCGTTGGTGGTAACAGCGGCTGTAACCGCTACTTTGGCCAAGGCGAATTGGAAAACGGTAAATTCCGTGTCGACCAAATGGGTTCAACCATGATGCTTTGCCCAGAAGCTGCCATGGAAGTTGAGCGCGCAGTGACTGAAACTTTGGGTGATTGGAGCACTGTAACTGTCAATGCCACCACCCTGACACTAGATGGCGAACATACCCTTGTCTTTACCCTTAAAGATTGGGTGAACTAA
- a CDS encoding CoA pyrophosphatase, producing the protein MLDFPAADFSHYLSRFCLHQLQGYASTSATKDTQAKAAAVLILMRENHHGPELLLTQRSIHLRHHPGQISFPGGRQDSNDVSLIETALRETHEEVGILPQHIKPLGQLQPLYTHTGFCVTPIVARLTQPTVLRLSEAEVSAAFWLPLNALHPAHFRQLTVSRQGHVHTLYALPHQGKLIWGVTGLILHSLGKQLAR; encoded by the coding sequence ATGCTTGATTTTCCAGCTGCGGATTTTTCACACTATTTAAGTCGTTTTTGCCTGCATCAGTTACAGGGGTATGCCAGCACCAGCGCGACAAAAGACACACAAGCAAAAGCGGCTGCGGTGCTTATCTTAATGCGTGAAAATCATCATGGTCCTGAACTTCTACTCACTCAGCGCAGTATTCATCTTCGCCATCATCCAGGGCAAATTAGCTTTCCCGGTGGCAGGCAAGACAGCAATGATGTATCCCTGATTGAAACCGCGCTGCGTGAAACGCATGAAGAGGTGGGGATTTTACCGCAACATATCAAACCATTAGGTCAGCTGCAGCCGCTCTATACCCACACGGGATTTTGTGTCACGCCGATTGTCGCAAGACTAACGCAACCCACAGTACTTCGACTCAGTGAAGCAGAAGTCAGCGCTGCCTTTTGGCTTCCCTTAAACGCCCTTCATCCAGCCCATTTTCGTCAGCTCACCGTCAGTCGCCAAGGCCATGTCCATACCCTGTATGCACTGCCCCATCAGGGTAAACTCATTTGGGGCGTCACCGGTCTAATTTTGCACAGCCTTGGCAAGCAATTGGCGCGCTAA
- a CDS encoding L-serine ammonia-lyase, translating to MISIFDIYKVGIGPSSSHTVGPMKAGYRFIADLQHQALLEQTDRITVDVYGSLSLTGKGHHTDIAIILGLLGHLPETVDINAIESLIQQVEQEEKLWIGGHRQSVTFARIGGLMFHPEALSLHENAMRIHAWQGEQLLFSQTYYSIGGGFIVEESEFGQGVQDETEVPYPYNYAAELIDQCKANGLSISALVQKNMAALHDIKDIQSYYHTIWQTMWDCMARGMATEGLLPGPLRVPRRAAALKQQLNTMERLSNDPMTVIDWVNMFAFAVNEENAAGGRVVTAPTNGACGIIPAVLAYYDKFVSPVGEAEYTRYFAASGAIGGLFKKNASISGAEVGCQGEVGVACSMAAAGLTELMGGNPEQVCMAAEIAMEHNLGLTCDPVAGQVQVPCIERNGIAAVKAINASRMAMRRASAPCVSLDKVIETMLETGKDMNAKYRETSQGGLAIKVLC from the coding sequence ATGATCAGCATTTTTGATATTTACAAAGTGGGCATCGGCCCATCCAGTTCCCACACCGTCGGTCCAATGAAAGCGGGCTACCGTTTTATCGCCGATCTTCAGCATCAAGCGCTGCTCGAACAAACTGATCGTATTACTGTCGATGTTTATGGCTCACTCTCACTGACCGGGAAAGGCCACCACACCGATATCGCCATCATTTTAGGTCTCCTTGGCCACCTTCCTGAAACTGTCGATATCAATGCCATCGAAAGCTTGATTCAGCAGGTAGAGCAAGAAGAAAAGCTATGGATTGGCGGCCATCGCCAATCTGTCACCTTTGCTCGCATTGGCGGTTTGATGTTCCACCCAGAAGCGCTCTCTTTGCATGAAAATGCCATGCGCATTCATGCTTGGCAGGGTGAGCAACTGCTATTTAGCCAAACCTACTACTCCATTGGCGGCGGCTTTATTGTTGAAGAATCTGAATTTGGCCAAGGCGTGCAAGATGAAACGGAAGTCCCCTATCCCTACAACTACGCTGCTGAGCTGATTGATCAATGCAAGGCCAATGGCCTTTCAATTAGCGCCCTTGTGCAAAAAAACATGGCCGCGCTGCATGATATCAAAGATATTCAATCCTACTACCACACCATTTGGCAGACCATGTGGGATTGCATGGCGCGCGGTATGGCCACTGAAGGCCTACTGCCTGGACCACTTCGGGTACCGCGCCGCGCCGCAGCACTCAAACAGCAGCTCAATACCATGGAACGGCTCTCTAACGATCCCATGACGGTCATCGATTGGGTCAATATGTTTGCCTTTGCCGTCAATGAAGAAAATGCTGCTGGCGGACGCGTGGTCACCGCACCAACCAATGGCGCTTGCGGTATCATTCCTGCTGTCCTTGCCTACTACGATAAATTCGTCAGCCCTGTGGGTGAAGCCGAATACACCCGCTATTTTGCCGCATCTGGTGCCATTGGTGGTTTGTTTAAGAAAAACGCCTCAATTTCAGGCGCAGAAGTGGGCTGCCAAGGCGAGGTAGGCGTGGCTTGTTCCATGGCTGCAGCAGGTCTTACTGAATTGATGGGCGGTAATCCTGAGCAGGTATGTATGGCCGCTGAAATTGCCATGGAGCATAATTTGGGACTGACCTGCGACCCAGTCGCAGGCCAAGTACAAGTGCCTTGTATTGAGCGCAATGGTATTGCCGCAGTCAAAGCGATTAACGCTTCACGTATGGCGATGCGCCGCGCCTCAGCGCCTTGTGTCTCGCTCGATAAGGTGATTGAAACCATGCTGGAAACAGGCAAGGATATGAATGCTAAATATCGCGAGACCTCACAAGGTGGCCTCGCCATTAAAGTGTTGTGTTAA
- a CDS encoding RNA-binding S4 domain-containing protein, translating into MSDQIEVEALGIEVSEQPIALYKVLKIAELVNDGGQAKMLIEEGYVYVNGELETRKRRKLYDGDVVYFDEQYFLILCEAPITEPVRKEPKAKESKTKDSKNKTANTKSRNSNAQSQSKKKSHSAQQEQKSTQRSNRQSARQDKTGEHAPKVARRTKHNGDQSAADSRGRRAIEF; encoded by the coding sequence ATGTCTGACCAAATTGAAGTTGAAGCCCTTGGCATTGAAGTGAGCGAGCAGCCCATTGCGCTGTATAAGGTGCTGAAAATCGCTGAATTGGTCAACGATGGCGGCCAAGCCAAAATGCTGATTGAAGAAGGCTATGTATACGTCAATGGCGAACTTGAAACACGCAAACGTCGCAAACTCTACGATGGCGATGTGGTCTATTTTGATGAGCAATATTTTTTAATTCTCTGCGAAGCGCCCATCACTGAGCCTGTCCGTAAAGAACCAAAAGCCAAGGAGTCAAAAACTAAAGACTCTAAAAACAAGACGGCTAACACAAAATCACGCAACTCAAACGCGCAGTCACAGAGCAAGAAAAAATCACATAGCGCCCAGCAGGAACAAAAGAGCACTCAAAGAAGTAACCGTCAATCCGCGCGCCAAGATAAAACGGGTGAGCATGCACCAAAAGTGGCGCGTCGCACAAAACACAATGGCGATCAAAGCGCCGCAGATTCTCGCGGCCGACGCGCCATTGAGTTTTAG
- the pabB gene encoding aminodeoxychorismate synthase component I, with product MSLQLLSLPYTPDAAHRFFAPIAHCPYAMLLDSAHANHVNSRFDILVADPLLVHQYQDGTNQLRFRDGRIETQTGCPFALLEQLQSQYLPPLDAPQWADLPFIGGALGFWSYDLGRAVETLPSLATNDSQLPQMVVGLYDWALLVDHQQQQVFLISPEPNARLTWLNTQQASKSANFALTSDWQAAITKTQYQQAFAKIQDWIQAGDCYEINFAQRFQATYQGDEWQAYQALVRENGAPFSAFLRFDDYAFLSVSPERFLWLDGDFIETKPIKGTRPRHADPTQDAAIAKALQQAPKDRAENVMIVDLLRNDMGRVATPGSVQVPSLFAIESFPAVHHLVSTVTATLAPQYSACDLLKACFPGGSITGAPKVRAMEIIETLESHRRQIYCGSIGYISRHGKMDTNIAIRTLSASHGQLHAWAGGAIVADSDVNEEYQETLDKLSRILPTLSAYQMQPQIQQPIQPQGQYKSEKSATIHPSTDSVQSPHHN from the coding sequence ATGTCGTTGCAACTGCTCTCTTTGCCCTACACCCCCGATGCGGCGCATCGATTTTTTGCGCCCATTGCACATTGTCCTTACGCCATGCTACTTGATTCGGCGCATGCCAATCACGTCAACAGTCGCTTTGATATTTTGGTCGCCGACCCATTGCTGGTGCACCAATATCAAGATGGGACGAATCAGCTACGCTTTCGAGATGGTCGCATAGAGACGCAAACAGGCTGCCCTTTTGCCCTGTTAGAGCAATTGCAAAGCCAATATCTTCCGCCACTTGATGCGCCGCAGTGGGCGGATCTGCCCTTTATTGGCGGCGCCCTGGGTTTTTGGAGTTACGATCTTGGCCGCGCCGTGGAAACCTTGCCATCACTTGCGACAAACGATAGCCAACTGCCGCAGATGGTGGTGGGCCTCTATGATTGGGCATTACTCGTCGATCATCAGCAGCAGCAAGTCTTTTTGATATCGCCCGAACCAAACGCGCGTTTGACTTGGCTCAATACGCAGCAAGCATCCAAATCAGCAAATTTTGCACTCACCAGCGATTGGCAAGCAGCCATCACTAAAACGCAATATCAGCAGGCCTTTGCGAAAATTCAGGACTGGATTCAAGCTGGCGATTGCTACGAAATTAACTTTGCTCAGCGTTTTCAAGCCACTTACCAAGGCGATGAGTGGCAAGCCTATCAAGCTTTAGTCCGTGAAAATGGCGCGCCCTTTTCTGCCTTTTTACGCTTTGATGACTACGCTTTTTTATCCGTCTCACCAGAGCGTTTTTTATGGCTTGATGGCGATTTTATCGAAACCAAACCGATCAAAGGCACGCGCCCACGCCACGCTGATCCAACGCAAGATGCAGCAATAGCCAAAGCGCTGCAACAAGCACCAAAAGATCGCGCTGAAAACGTCATGATTGTGGATCTGCTACGCAATGATATGGGCCGCGTAGCCACGCCGGGCAGCGTTCAAGTACCATCGCTATTTGCCATTGAAAGCTTTCCGGCGGTACACCATCTGGTAAGTACAGTCACCGCGACATTAGCGCCGCAATATAGCGCCTGTGACTTACTAAAAGCCTGTTTTCCAGGCGGCTCCATTACGGGCGCACCCAAAGTACGCGCCATGGAAATTATTGAAACCTTGGAGTCACACCGCAGGCAAATCTATTGTGGCAGCATCGGCTATATCAGTCGTCATGGCAAAATGGACACCAATATCGCCATTCGCACCTTAAGTGCCAGCCATGGTCAGCTACACGCATGGGCGGGCGGCGCCATTGTCGCCGATAGTGATGTCAATGAGGAGTACCAAGAAACCTTAGACAAACTGAGTCGTATTTTACCGACCCTATCTGCCTATCAAATGCAGCCCCAGATACAGCAGCCAATACAGCCCCAGGGGCAGTATAAGTCGGAAAAATCAGCGACAATTCATCCATCAACCGACTCGGTTCAATCACCCCATCACAACTGA
- the metE gene encoding 5-methyltetrahydropteroyltriglutamate--homocysteine S-methyltransferase gives MAITTHILGYPRIGKKRELKFALESYWRGESSQAELEAVGQELRARHWQEQQDAGLSFVTAGDFAWYDHVLTTSLLLGHVPARHGEGHPDLNTLFRIGRGQSPCGCCAAASDMTKWFNTNYHYIVPEFHQDDSFDVQWPQLFNEIQEAQKSGHQVKPVLLGPITYLWLGKTQGGEFDKLELLPRLLSAYQKILARLKKLGVEWLQIDEPALVQELPEAWLKATNLAYQTLHGDVKLLLTTYFDHITHQLETIKALRVDGLHIDVAAAPEQLNAVAAAIPSDWVLSVGVVNGRNVWRADLANWYQTLAPIAAEKGDRFWLASSCSLLHSPMDLAQEQKLDAETQSWFSFAKQKLSEITLLAKALSGDPQAIEACKAHSAPLRQREQATHIHHPEVAARVAAITAQDAKRSLPFAERAKLQRSALNLPLLPTTTIGSFPQTDAIRINRRDFKAGKKTEQAYNQAIQQEIADVIARQEALDLDVLVHGEAERNDMVEYFAEHLNGFALTQFGWVQSYGSRCVKPGIVVGDITRDGPMTLDWIKYAQSLTSKHVKGMLTGPVTILCWTFPREDVSRQTIAEQLALVLKDEVADLQDAGINIIQIDEPAIREGMPLKHSDWSNYLQWAVAAFGISASSAKPETQIHTHMCYSEFNEIIDSVAALDADVITIETSRSAMELLTAFEAFEYPNEIGPGVYDIHSPNVPAVEQIEDLLEKAKSRIPLERLWVNPDCGLKTRGWEETQSALTNMVTAAKNLRQRWQ, from the coding sequence TAGTTTGCTATTGGGCCATGTGCCTGCGCGTCATGGTGAAGGTCATCCCGATCTCAATACACTCTTTCGTATTGGCCGTGGTCAGTCGCCCTGTGGTTGCTGCGCGGCAGCATCGGACATGACCAAATGGTTTAACACCAATTATCACTACATCGTGCCAGAGTTTCATCAAGACGATAGCTTTGACGTGCAATGGCCTCAGCTCTTTAATGAAATTCAAGAAGCGCAAAAATCGGGTCATCAGGTGAAACCTGTATTGCTCGGTCCCATCACTTATTTGTGGCTGGGTAAAACGCAAGGGGGCGAGTTCGATAAACTGGAGCTCTTGCCGCGTTTGCTCAGTGCCTACCAAAAGATTTTGGCACGCTTGAAAAAGCTCGGTGTTGAATGGCTGCAAATTGATGAGCCAGCTTTGGTGCAAGAGCTGCCAGAAGCATGGCTAAAAGCGACGAATTTGGCTTACCAGACCCTGCATGGCGATGTGAAGTTACTACTCACCACCTATTTTGACCATATCACCCATCAGCTTGAAACGATCAAAGCACTGCGCGTGGATGGTTTACATATCGATGTTGCTGCGGCGCCTGAGCAGCTCAATGCGGTTGCTGCAGCCATTCCAAGTGATTGGGTTTTGTCTGTGGGCGTGGTGAACGGGCGCAATGTTTGGCGCGCTGATTTAGCCAATTGGTATCAAACATTGGCACCTATCGCTGCAGAAAAAGGGGATCGATTCTGGCTTGCGAGTTCATGTTCATTGCTACACAGCCCAATGGATTTGGCGCAGGAGCAAAAACTGGATGCCGAAACGCAATCTTGGTTTAGCTTTGCCAAGCAAAAGCTCAGTGAAATTACGTTATTGGCCAAAGCGCTCTCAGGCGATCCACAAGCGATTGAAGCGTGTAAAGCGCATAGCGCACCACTTCGCCAGCGCGAACAAGCCACCCATATTCATCATCCAGAAGTTGCCGCGCGCGTGGCCGCGATCACCGCGCAAGATGCCAAGCGTTCACTGCCATTTGCTGAGCGCGCTAAATTGCAGCGCAGCGCATTGAATTTACCGCTGTTGCCAACGACGACCATTGGCTCTTTCCCTCAAACCGATGCGATTCGCATTAATCGCCGTGATTTTAAAGCGGGTAAAAAGACAGAGCAGGCATATAACCAAGCAATTCAGCAAGAGATTGCCGATGTGATTGCACGCCAAGAAGCGCTGGATTTGGATGTGTTGGTGCATGGCGAAGCTGAGCGTAATGATATGGTGGAATACTTTGCCGAACATTTGAACGGCTTTGCGCTGACCCAATTTGGCTGGGTGCAAAGCTATGGCTCACGCTGCGTAAAACCTGGCATTGTGGTGGGTGATATCACCCGTGATGGCCCGATGACGTTAGATTGGATTAAATACGCACAATCTCTGACATCAAAGCATGTTAAAGGGATGCTCACCGGACCGGTCACCATTTTGTGTTGGACCTTCCCGCGTGAAGATGTCAGCCGTCAAACCATTGCCGAGCAGCTTGCCTTGGTACTTAAAGATGAAGTCGCTGATTTGCAAGATGCCGGCATCAATATCATTCAGATTGATGAGCCCGCGATTCGTGAAGGGATGCCGCTTAAACACAGTGATTGGTCGAATTATTTGCAATGGGCAGTAGCAGCATTTGGTATTTCGGCATCAAGCGCGAAGCCAGAAACGCAGATCCACACCCATATGTGTTATAGCGAGTTTAACGAAATTATTGATTCCGTGGCCGCTTTGGATGCAGATGTGATCACCATTGAGACCTCGCGCTCTGCGATGGAGCTGCTCACGGCCTTTGAGGCCTTTGAGTATCCAAACGAGATTGGTCCGGGCGTTTATGATATTCACTCGCCAAATGTGCCTGCGGTTGAGCAGATTGAAGATTTGCTCGAAAAAGCCAAATCGCGTATTCCACTAGAGCGCCTATGGGTGAATCCAGATTGCGGCTTAAAAACACGTGGCTGGGAAGAAACCCAAAGCGCATTGACCAATATGGTCACCGCTGCGAAAAACCTGCGTCAGCGCTGGCAATAA